One region of bacterium BMS3Abin08 genomic DNA includes:
- the hemB gene encoding delta-aminolevulinic acid dehydratase produces the protein MFPVHRPRRLRGSGTLRRMLRETVLTVDDLIYPMFVTFGSGVKKPISSMPGSFQESVDEIVKSTREIFSLGIPAIVLFGIPEEKDDIGSGAYDPRGVVQEAVKAIKDSTPELVVITDVCMCEYTSHGHCGIVQDGDVHNDATVELLQKEAVSHAKAGADMVAPSDMMDGRVMAIREALDDEGFSSIPIMSYAAKYASSFYGPFREAAESTPRFGDRRSYQMDPANRREALKEVALDVEEGADIVMVKPALAYLDVIAEVKASFDLPVAAYNVSGEYSLVKAAARFGWVDHDGVMMEMLTSIKRAGADIILTYFAPEAARLLNG, from the coding sequence TTGTTCCCTGTACACAGACCAAGAAGGCTCAGGGGTTCCGGGACATTAAGAAGGATGCTGAGAGAGACCGTCCTTACCGTGGATGATCTCATTTATCCGATGTTTGTTACCTTTGGCAGCGGGGTTAAAAAACCGATATCCTCAATGCCGGGTTCATTCCAGGAGTCTGTCGACGAGATTGTGAAATCAACCAGGGAGATCTTCTCGTTAGGCATTCCTGCCATTGTACTCTTTGGAATACCAGAAGAGAAGGACGATATCGGTTCCGGTGCATACGATCCCCGCGGTGTTGTCCAGGAGGCGGTAAAGGCCATCAAGGACTCGACGCCGGAACTCGTGGTAATAACGGATGTGTGCATGTGTGAATATACAAGCCACGGTCACTGCGGGATTGTGCAGGACGGGGATGTCCATAATGACGCCACCGTCGAGCTGTTACAGAAAGAGGCTGTCTCTCATGCAAAGGCGGGTGCCGATATGGTAGCCCCCTCTGATATGATGGATGGCAGGGTTATGGCTATAAGGGAGGCCCTTGATGACGAGGGCTTCAGCAGTATCCCCATCATGAGTTATGCGGCAAAGTATGCGTCATCATTTTATGGCCCCTTCCGCGAGGCCGCTGAATCGACCCCCCGGTTTGGTGACAGGCGTTCTTACCAGATGGACCCGGCCAACAGGAGGGAGGCACTTAAAGAGGTTGCCCTTGATGTTGAAGAGGGGGCGGATATTGTTATGGTCAAGCCAGCGCTTGCCTATCTCGATGTAATCGCGGAGGTGAAAGCGTCTTTTGATCTACCCGTTGCTGCATACAATGTGTCCGGAGAATATTCCCTTGTAAAGGCAGCGGCACGGTTTGGTTGGGTGGATCATGACGGGGTCATGATGGAGATGCTGACCTCAATAAAAAGGGCAGGTGCTGACATAATACTTACATACTTCGCACCTGAAGCCGCCCGGCTTTTAAACGGATAA